A single genomic interval of Blastopirellula marina harbors:
- a CDS encoding preprotein translocase subunit SecA: protein MEILEQIWEKISLFFGGLLSGFERLITSAFGSSNARYIKKLQGLVDAINELEPKYETLSDDELRDQTRLFKQRLASGETLDDILVEAFAVGREAGKRYLGMRHYDVQLIGGIVLHRGSVAEMVTGEGKTLVATLPAYLNAIEGKGVFVITVNDYLARRDMEWMAPLYRGLGLTVNAIQNDMSVEARQQAYSCDITYGTNNEFGFDYLRDNMRPAARGDERFPKHYQQSQGRLHYAIIDEVDNILIDEARTPLIISGPANTKNEKYAEADKIARTLKKEEHFVVNEKDRTANLTEDGVRTAERLAGVESFYTSGNMEWPHLIDNALRAHYLYQRDVDYVVEDGKIIIVDPHTGRKMDGRQWSDGMHQAVEAKEGVKIKEETQTLATITLQNFFKLFDKLSGMTGTAMTEAGELWKIYKLDVIAIPTNREMQRITYTDVIFMTEKEKYEAVADEIERHIKWDVVMFKNGDELWGDIVKENDDSIEFQAKGQKQPTKIDRSKIKAVQYKGRPVLVGTVSIEKSERLSHLLDKRGIKHDLLNAKQHKREADIVAQAGRIGSVTIATNMAGRGTDIIMGGNPETMAWAQLQHKYATRLDVPQEEWDALVNEIEQREQMKPMGKKVKELGGLHVIGTERHESRRIDLQLRGRCGRQGDPGSSRFFLSLEDDLMRIYFGDWAKNFIQRMPAAMRPQPGDAIESRLIMRRIEGAQKKREEQNFEARKNLLEYDEVMDEQRKRVYGFRQQILEGGDSRDLIMDMVREQIEYHVRMFMEKDFGIDTFAKWAGSELSCELNNRDLRGMDFPAAEQFARDQAERAAASNIMSAIDENLPDSEDESEWNWGAMARFANSMWKLNLNDRELKKVGRDQVDEFLIEKAREAIAKVDLSEGEKFLDKEFGLKTLSHWCRYKFGFELDVDQLRDKSPAVVIDQVYAKGVEVYDRKEAEYPVLTGLYKFSDKSGGHSRLDRDALLAWASGRFETNLDAEEFKSKQREEIQAMLIPLSEQHKKVALEKMKAVHDKVEQLYEDNSDSQTLSVISGGNGQMSSLTAWIQQNIDATIPADELEQFDKQQLESRLIREVYERYRPEMTRMERSVLLELIDNAWKDHLLAMDHLRSAVSFVGYAQVDSKVEYKREGMRLFDQMWRSVGERVTDLVYKIESLNEEFVSSTWKESEARHDSAASIGDMAQQQEEAINNSQGEVEVTAPIRNVGEKIHRNDPCPCGSGKKYKACCMKQEQAR from the coding sequence ATGGAGATATTGGAACAGATTTGGGAAAAGATCAGCCTGTTTTTTGGCGGTCTACTTAGCGGCTTTGAACGGCTGATCACGTCAGCATTCGGTTCGTCTAATGCCCGATATATTAAAAAGTTACAGGGACTCGTTGATGCCATCAACGAGCTGGAACCGAAGTACGAAACCCTCTCGGACGACGAACTTCGCGACCAGACTCGGCTGTTCAAGCAGCGACTGGCATCGGGCGAGACTCTCGATGACATATTAGTTGAGGCGTTTGCCGTCGGCCGCGAGGCTGGCAAACGTTATCTCGGCATGCGGCACTACGATGTCCAGCTCATCGGCGGCATCGTGCTCCACCGGGGTAGTGTGGCCGAAATGGTCACTGGTGAAGGTAAAACCTTGGTAGCTACCTTGCCGGCATACCTCAACGCGATCGAAGGCAAAGGGGTGTTCGTCATTACGGTGAATGACTACCTCGCACGCCGCGATATGGAATGGATGGCACCGCTCTACCGAGGCCTGGGCCTGACGGTCAATGCCATCCAAAACGATATGTCGGTCGAAGCTCGTCAGCAAGCTTACAGCTGCGATATTACTTACGGTACGAACAACGAATTCGGCTTCGATTACCTCCGCGACAACATGCGTCCCGCCGCTCGCGGTGACGAACGCTTCCCGAAGCATTACCAACAATCGCAAGGCCGTTTGCACTACGCGATCATCGACGAAGTCGACAATATTCTGATCGACGAGGCGCGTACCCCGCTGATCATTAGCGGTCCAGCTAACACCAAGAATGAAAAGTACGCCGAAGCGGACAAGATTGCTCGCACGCTCAAAAAGGAAGAGCATTTCGTCGTCAACGAGAAGGATCGTACGGCTAACCTGACCGAAGATGGTGTCCGTACCGCCGAACGTCTCGCTGGGGTGGAAAGCTTCTATACCTCCGGCAACATGGAATGGCCACACCTGATCGATAACGCCCTGCGCGCGCACTACCTGTATCAACGCGACGTCGATTATGTGGTGGAAGACGGCAAAATCATCATCGTCGACCCTCACACCGGTCGTAAGATGGATGGTCGTCAGTGGAGCGACGGCATGCACCAGGCCGTCGAAGCGAAGGAAGGGGTCAAAATCAAGGAAGAGACCCAGACCCTCGCAACGATCACGCTGCAGAACTTCTTCAAGCTGTTCGACAAGCTGAGCGGTATGACCGGTACGGCCATGACCGAGGCGGGCGAGCTCTGGAAGATCTACAAGCTGGATGTGATCGCCATTCCGACCAACCGCGAGATGCAGCGTATCACCTACACCGACGTCATCTTCATGACGGAAAAGGAAAAGTACGAAGCCGTTGCCGACGAAATCGAACGTCACATCAAGTGGGACGTCGTTATGTTCAAGAACGGCGACGAACTGTGGGGCGACATCGTTAAAGAGAACGACGATTCGATCGAATTCCAGGCCAAGGGCCAAAAGCAACCCACGAAGATCGACCGTAGCAAGATCAAAGCAGTCCAATACAAAGGACGCCCCGTTCTGGTCGGTACCGTGAGTATCGAAAAGAGCGAGCGGCTTTCGCACCTGCTCGACAAACGCGGTATTAAGCACGACTTGCTCAATGCGAAGCAGCACAAACGTGAGGCCGACATCGTCGCCCAAGCTGGTCGAATCGGATCGGTCACCATTGCCACCAACATGGCCGGTCGTGGTACCGACATTATCATGGGCGGTAACCCAGAAACGATGGCGTGGGCCCAACTGCAGCACAAGTACGCCACACGCTTGGACGTACCGCAGGAAGAATGGGACGCACTGGTCAACGAGATTGAACAGCGCGAACAGATGAAGCCGATGGGCAAGAAGGTCAAGGAACTAGGTGGCTTGCATGTCATCGGTACCGAGCGCCACGAATCCCGTCGTATCGACCTTCAGCTTCGCGGTCGTTGTGGTCGTCAGGGTGACCCAGGTAGCTCGCGATTCTTCCTCTCACTGGAAGATGACCTGATGCGGATCTACTTTGGCGATTGGGCGAAGAACTTCATTCAACGCATGCCCGCCGCGATGCGGCCGCAACCAGGCGACGCCATCGAAAGCCGCTTGATCATGCGTCGTATCGAAGGTGCCCAAAAGAAACGCGAAGAACAGAACTTCGAGGCGCGTAAGAATCTGCTCGAATATGACGAAGTGATGGACGAACAGCGTAAGCGCGTCTACGGCTTCCGTCAGCAAATCTTGGAAGGTGGCGACAGCCGTGACCTGATCATGGACATGGTTCGCGAACAGATCGAGTATCACGTTCGCATGTTCATGGAGAAAGACTTCGGCATCGATACATTCGCCAAATGGGCAGGTAGTGAGCTTTCGTGTGAGCTAAACAACCGAGATCTCCGTGGCATGGATTTCCCTGCCGCCGAGCAGTTCGCACGCGATCAGGCTGAACGTGCCGCGGCATCGAACATCATGTCGGCAATTGACGAAAACTTGCCCGACAGCGAAGACGAAAGCGAGTGGAACTGGGGCGCAATGGCCCGCTTCGCGAACAGCATGTGGAAGTTGAACCTCAACGACCGCGAGTTGAAGAAAGTAGGCCGAGATCAGGTCGATGAATTCCTGATCGAGAAGGCCCGCGAAGCGATTGCCAAGGTCGACCTCTCCGAAGGTGAGAAGTTCCTCGATAAGGAATTCGGCCTGAAGACGCTCAGCCATTGGTGTCGTTACAAATTCGGTTTCGAACTCGACGTCGACCAACTACGCGACAAGTCTCCTGCCGTTGTCATCGATCAGGTCTACGCCAAGGGCGTGGAAGTATACGACCGCAAAGAAGCGGAATACCCGGTTCTGACGGGCTTGTATAAGTTCAGCGACAAGAGCGGTGGCCACTCGCGTTTGGATCGGGATGCCTTGTTGGCTTGGGCTTCGGGACGTTTCGAGACCAATCTCGACGCCGAGGAGTTCAAGAGCAAGCAGCGAGAAGAGATTCAAGCGATGCTCATCCCACTGAGCGAACAACATAAAAAGGTCGCCCTCGAAAAGATGAAAGCCGTTCACGACAAGGTTGAACAGCTGTACGAAGACAACTCGGACAGCCAGACGTTGTCGGTGATCAGTGGTGGCAACGGCCAGATGAGCTCACTGACTGCCTGGATTCAGCAGAACATCGATGCAACGATCCCTGCTGACGAGCTAGAACAGTTCGACAAGCAGCAGTTGGAATCGCGTTTGATCCGCGAAGTCTACGAGCGTTATCGCCCAGAAATGACGCGGATGGAACGCAGCGTTCTGCTAGAACTGATTGACAACGCTTGGAAAGATCACCTTCTGGCAATGGATCACCTGCGATCGGCTGTCAGCTTCGTCGGCTACGCTCAGGTCGACTCCAAAGTCGAGTATAAGCGGGAAGGTATGCGACTGTTCGATCAGATGTGGCGAAGTGTCGGCGAACGCGTTACCGACCTCGTCTACAAGATCGAAAGCCTCAACGAAGAGTTCGTTAGCTCGACCTGGAAGGAATCGGAGGCTCGCCACGATTCCGCTGCTTCGATCGGCGACATGGCCCAACAGCAGGAAGAGGCGATTAACAACTCGCAAGGCGAAGTAGAAGTGACCGCACCGATTCGTAACGTGGGTGAAAAGATCCATCGTAACGATCCTTGCCCCTGTGGCAGCGGCAAGAAGTACAAGGCTTGCTGCATGAAGCAAGAACAAGCTCGATAA
- a CDS encoding 3-deoxy-D-manno-octulosonic acid transferase: MISWLLNIVYLTLVTAAFPFLMWSAITKGKYREGFSEKFLGKVPSRPVGSSQHLWLHAVSVGEVNLLAPLIQAIRGEHPAATFHITTTTKAGYDLAKTKYADHTVSYAPLDFSWAVASAYQRIRPDAVLLAELELWPNVIRFAQRYDAHIAIVNGRLSAKSHHGYRRIRWLVGPLLRKLDLILAQDETYAARFRDLGAHANTVQVTGSIKFDGITPNRNNPQSLAFGDLAGIQTDDLVWLAGSTQTGEEPIVLAAYHQARQRIPNLKLLLVPRHPHRFDEVALYLEAQGETFARRSQLTKSLTANHPILLIDSVGELSAWWGLADIAFVGGSLGNRGGQNMIEPAAYGAAVAVGPNTWNFKDVVERLRAAEALTVIHDAESLAHFVIQAASDSSWRYIQGQRAKDVVLEQQGATARTVDALRPLLEQPTIVKFRSAA, translated from the coding sequence ATGATCTCTTGGCTGCTCAATATCGTCTACCTTACGCTGGTCACCGCTGCGTTTCCCTTCTTGATGTGGTCCGCGATCACCAAAGGGAAATACCGGGAAGGCTTCTCGGAAAAGTTTCTAGGCAAAGTACCGTCGCGCCCCGTAGGTTCTTCACAGCACTTATGGCTGCATGCCGTGAGCGTCGGTGAGGTGAACTTACTGGCTCCGCTGATTCAAGCGATTCGCGGGGAACATCCGGCAGCAACGTTCCACATCACAACGACCACCAAGGCCGGTTACGACCTGGCCAAAACCAAATATGCGGATCACACGGTCAGCTACGCACCGCTCGATTTCTCTTGGGCGGTTGCCTCAGCCTATCAGCGAATCCGTCCCGATGCTGTCCTGTTGGCCGAACTGGAATTGTGGCCAAATGTAATTCGCTTTGCGCAGCGATACGATGCCCACATTGCGATCGTGAACGGTCGACTCAGTGCGAAAAGCCACCATGGCTATCGCCGCATCCGCTGGCTGGTCGGTCCCCTGCTCCGCAAACTCGACTTGATTTTAGCCCAGGACGAAACCTACGCCGCGCGGTTCCGCGACCTAGGTGCCCACGCGAACACCGTTCAAGTCACCGGCTCGATCAAGTTCGATGGAATCACACCTAATCGCAACAACCCGCAGTCGCTCGCCTTCGGCGACTTGGCCGGCATCCAAACGGACGACCTCGTCTGGCTGGCTGGTAGTACGCAGACCGGCGAAGAGCCGATTGTTCTCGCTGCATATCACCAAGCCCGACAGAGAATTCCCAACCTGAAGCTACTGCTCGTTCCTCGTCATCCCCATCGCTTCGACGAGGTCGCCCTATATCTGGAAGCTCAGGGCGAAACCTTCGCTCGTCGAAGCCAGCTAACCAAGTCCTTAACGGCCAATCATCCGATCCTGCTGATCGACAGCGTGGGTGAGCTTTCGGCCTGGTGGGGCCTCGCCGACATCGCTTTCGTTGGAGGTAGCTTAGGAAATCGGGGCGGGCAGAACATGATCGAGCCAGCCGCTTACGGGGCAGCGGTGGCCGTCGGACCGAATACGTGGAACTTCAAAGATGTTGTCGAGCGGTTACGGGCGGCCGAAGCGTTAACCGTGATTCACGACGCGGAGAGCCTGGCTCACTTTGTCATCCAAGCCGCATCGGATAGCAGTTGGCGTTATATTCAGGGACAGCGAGCCAAAGACGTTGTGCTTGAGCAACAAGGCGCCACAGCACGAACTGTTGACGCTCTGAGGCCACTTCTCGAGCAACCTACGATTGTCAAATTTCGCTCGGCGGCCTGA
- the metK gene encoding methionine adenosyltransferase: protein MGHPDKMADQISDGILDALLAEDPHSRVACETMVTTGVAIVAGEITTKARIDYQDVIRQVIRDIGYTSDDMGFNADTCAVMVTLDRQSPDIAQGVNDDSAKGKEIGAGDQGLMFGYACNHTPELMPLPVALSHRILNRLTEARQNGEVDWLRPDSKSQVTVEFDGDRPVGIHTVVVSTQHSDTVDNATIKEFVIEKVIKPVLPEEFLDDDIIYHINPTGKFVVGGPMGDCGLTGRKIIVDTYGGWGRHGGGAFSGKDSTKVDRSAAYMGRYVAKNIVAAGLADRCEVQLAYAIGVTDPVSVHIDTFGTGKIDDEKISDLVVKTFPLSPGGIIDYLDLRRPIFRATAAGGHFGRDEFPWENTDKAEELAKAAGITVSA, encoded by the coding sequence ATGGGTCACCCGGACAAGATGGCTGACCAAATCTCGGACGGCATTTTGGATGCCCTGCTTGCCGAGGATCCTCATAGCCGCGTTGCCTGCGAAACCATGGTGACCACGGGCGTTGCAATTGTTGCTGGCGAAATCACGACCAAGGCTCGTATCGACTATCAAGACGTCATCCGCCAGGTCATCCGTGACATCGGTTACACCAGCGACGACATGGGCTTTAACGCCGATACCTGTGCTGTGATGGTCACCCTCGATCGCCAGAGCCCAGACATCGCTCAAGGCGTCAACGACGACTCGGCCAAAGGCAAGGAAATCGGCGCTGGCGACCAGGGCTTGATGTTCGGTTACGCTTGTAACCACACGCCAGAATTGATGCCGCTGCCAGTCGCTCTGTCGCACCGCATCTTGAACCGATTGACCGAAGCTCGTCAGAACGGCGAAGTCGATTGGCTGCGTCCTGACAGCAAGAGCCAAGTGACCGTCGAATTTGATGGTGATCGTCCGGTTGGGATTCATACGGTTGTCGTTTCGACGCAACACTCCGACACCGTCGACAATGCCACGATCAAAGAATTCGTCATCGAAAAGGTTATCAAGCCGGTCCTGCCGGAAGAGTTCCTTGATGACGACATCATCTACCACATCAACCCAACCGGCAAATTCGTCGTCGGTGGTCCGATGGGTGACTGCGGTTTGACCGGTCGTAAGATCATCGTCGACACCTACGGTGGTTGGGGTCGCCACGGTGGTGGTGCGTTCAGTGGTAAGGACTCGACCAAGGTCGATCGCAGTGCTGCTTACATGGGCCGCTATGTTGCTAAGAACATCGTTGCCGCTGGCCTGGCCGATCGCTGCGAAGTGCAGTTGGCTTACGCAATCGGCGTGACCGATCCGGTCAGCGTCCACATCGACACCTTCGGCACCGGCAAGATCGACGACGAAAAGATCTCGGATCTCGTCGTGAAGACTTTCCCACTCTCCCCCGGTGGAATCATCGACTACCTCGACCTGCGTCGCCCGATCTTCCGCGCAACCGCGGCAGGCGGTCACTTCGGGCGCGATGAATTTCCATGGGAAAACACTGACAAAGCGGAAGAATTGGCCAAAGCTGCCGGTATCACGGTTTCCGCCTAA